The proteins below are encoded in one region of Paenarthrobacter ilicis:
- the metX gene encoding homoserine O-acetyltransferase MetX: MTITATALPTSGEKDGTVKYARIGSLELEAGGYLPDVVLGYETWGRLNADASNAVLIQHALTGSTHVARGDTAEEGWWEQLVGPGATVDTDRFFVVSINIVGGCYGSTGPSTEAPDGKPWGSRFPLVTLRDSTLAEARLADVLGINAWHAVLGGSMGGARALEWAVTLPERVKRCGVISVGAYSTAEQIAFAQSQTLAIRQDPHFNNGDYYGGPAPEDGLALARRIAHITYRSALELDLRFGRDAQHQETPLAAAVLAERGRYQVESYLDHQGTKLVKRFDANSYVAITEALMSHDVTRGRGNLEVALSRATAEFFVAAVDTDRLYFPAQSEELAAALPGDVEVHRIQAPIGHDGFLTEIGQLSTQLRQAFFA; the protein is encoded by the coding sequence ATGACCATTACTGCTACAGCTCTCCCTACGTCCGGGGAAAAGGACGGAACAGTCAAGTACGCCAGAATAGGTTCCCTGGAGCTGGAGGCCGGCGGCTACCTGCCGGACGTTGTGCTGGGCTACGAGACATGGGGCAGGCTGAATGCTGATGCCTCCAACGCGGTGCTCATCCAGCACGCCCTGACCGGCAGCACGCACGTAGCCCGCGGGGACACGGCCGAGGAAGGCTGGTGGGAACAGCTGGTGGGCCCCGGTGCGACCGTGGACACCGACAGGTTCTTTGTGGTGTCCATCAACATCGTGGGCGGTTGCTACGGAAGTACCGGCCCGTCCACAGAGGCGCCGGACGGCAAGCCCTGGGGGTCCAGGTTCCCCTTGGTCACCCTCCGGGACAGCACCCTGGCCGAGGCGCGGCTGGCCGACGTCCTGGGCATCAACGCCTGGCACGCAGTGCTGGGGGGCTCCATGGGCGGCGCCCGGGCGTTGGAATGGGCAGTCACGCTGCCCGAGCGCGTGAAACGCTGCGGTGTCATCTCCGTGGGTGCCTACAGCACGGCCGAACAGATCGCATTCGCGCAGTCCCAAACGCTCGCCATCCGGCAGGATCCGCATTTCAACAACGGCGACTACTACGGCGGTCCGGCCCCCGAGGACGGTTTGGCCCTGGCCCGCAGGATCGCCCACATCACCTACCGTTCGGCACTGGAACTGGACCTCCGGTTCGGCCGGGACGCCCAGCATCAGGAGACTCCCCTCGCGGCAGCGGTCCTGGCGGAACGTGGCCGCTACCAGGTGGAAAGCTACCTCGACCATCAGGGCACCAAGCTGGTGAAGCGGTTCGACGCCAACAGCTACGTGGCCATCACGGAGGCACTGATGTCCCACGATGTAACGCGCGGCCGCGGAAACCTGGAGGTCGCACTGTCACGTGCCACGGCAGAGTTCTTTGTAGCCGCAGTGGATACGGACAGGCTCTACTTCCCGGCCCAGTCCGAGGAGCTCGCCGCGGCCCTGCCCGGGGACGTTGAGGTTCACCGCATCCAGGCACCGATCGGGCACGACGGCTTCCTGACCGAAATCGGCCAACTCTCAACCCAACTCCGCCAGGCCTTCTTCGCCTGA
- a CDS encoding winged helix DNA-binding domain-containing protein translates to MRLQQLRAPFAASPAEAVRNLLAVQSQEFAYARWTLAQRSSPGVTASAVELAVAEGTILRTHILRPTWHFVHRDDLGWLMGLSAERLHQGNKGMYRQTGIDPDAAARSGRLLAQAVEGGAHKTREELAGILGQAGFPGKGLGFVYHLMHAEVSGILVSGAPVRSSGGALKQTYALFGERVSGPLVNPLSSDDREEALGRLALRYFSSRGPATVKDCATWSGMTMQDITVGLAAAHATAPGKLATMAFEGQEFHLPATGMDQLLALEAAGTNREDHVKADLIQCYDEYVMGYSQSRHYLGGTAPYFPEDKGPMHVVLVDGRLAGWWRHGFQGGVCELDLRMNRAVTPAEQAALDREVERYGAFLGMDITLV, encoded by the coding sequence ATGCGGCTGCAGCAACTCCGCGCCCCCTTTGCGGCGTCACCCGCAGAAGCTGTCCGGAACCTGCTGGCGGTGCAGTCCCAGGAATTTGCCTACGCCCGATGGACCCTGGCACAGAGAAGTTCCCCGGGGGTCACCGCCTCCGCGGTGGAGCTGGCAGTCGCCGAGGGGACCATCCTTCGGACGCATATTCTGCGGCCCACATGGCATTTCGTCCACCGCGACGATCTGGGGTGGTTGATGGGACTGTCCGCGGAGCGGCTGCATCAAGGGAACAAAGGCATGTACCGCCAAACGGGCATCGACCCGGACGCCGCAGCCCGCAGTGGCCGACTCCTCGCCCAAGCAGTGGAAGGCGGCGCCCACAAAACCAGGGAAGAGCTGGCCGGAATCCTGGGGCAGGCAGGGTTCCCCGGCAAAGGACTGGGTTTCGTGTACCACCTGATGCATGCCGAGGTCAGCGGAATTCTTGTCAGTGGGGCGCCGGTTCGATCATCGGGTGGAGCGCTCAAGCAGACATACGCCCTCTTCGGGGAGAGGGTCTCCGGTCCCTTGGTGAACCCGCTGTCCAGCGACGACCGGGAGGAGGCCCTGGGGCGGTTGGCGCTGCGCTACTTCAGCAGCCGTGGTCCGGCCACGGTCAAGGACTGTGCCACGTGGTCCGGCATGACCATGCAGGACATCACAGTGGGCTTGGCCGCAGCCCATGCCACGGCTCCCGGAAAGTTGGCAACCATGGCCTTTGAAGGACAGGAGTTCCACCTCCCCGCCACCGGGATGGACCAGCTGCTGGCTCTGGAAGCCGCGGGCACAAACCGGGAAGACCACGTCAAGGCGGACCTCATCCAGTGCTATGACGAATACGTGATGGGCTACTCGCAGTCCCGGCACTATTTGGGCGGAACCGCCCCCTACTTCCCGGAGGACAAGGGCCCCATGCACGTGGTCCTGGTGGACGGCCGTTTGGCCGGGTGGTGGCGGCACGGTTTCCAAGGCGGCGTCTGCGAGCTGGACCTCCGCATGAACCGGGCTGTTACCCCGGCCGAACAGGCTGCCCTGGACCGCGAGGTGGAACGGTACGGAGCTTTCCTTGGCATGGACATCACACTGGTTTGA
- a CDS encoding SGNH/GDSL hydrolase family protein — MSVSENNPLPTPGDRVQKHPWTRYVALGDSFTEGIGDPEPSNPGGYRGWADRVAEELGRDQEDFAYANLAIRGRLLQQIMDEQIGPCLELQPDLVSISAGGNDLIRPGGDPDLLAEKLDAAVAELSSGGATVVLFNGPDTAASVLGRIRGKVAIYNENLRTVAARHDAVIADMWSLRQLSDLQMWDVDRLHFSPLGHHTIAMMVLEALNVDHTLEPLMPKPLPPRTWREARSSDLVWAREYFVPWVVRRLRHQSSGDGITPKRPTPGPVFSSNGPLVPRR, encoded by the coding sequence ATGAGCGTGAGTGAGAACAATCCTTTACCAACGCCCGGCGACCGGGTCCAGAAACACCCCTGGACCCGCTATGTTGCCTTGGGCGATTCCTTCACGGAAGGCATCGGCGACCCCGAGCCTTCGAATCCGGGCGGCTACCGCGGCTGGGCTGACCGTGTGGCCGAGGAACTTGGCCGCGACCAGGAAGACTTCGCCTACGCCAACCTGGCCATCCGCGGCAGGCTCCTGCAGCAAATCATGGACGAACAAATCGGGCCCTGCCTGGAGCTGCAGCCGGACCTGGTGTCCATCTCAGCCGGTGGCAACGATCTCATCCGGCCCGGCGGTGACCCTGACCTGCTGGCCGAGAAACTCGACGCCGCAGTGGCCGAACTCAGTTCCGGCGGGGCAACAGTTGTCCTGTTCAACGGTCCTGATACCGCTGCGTCGGTCCTGGGCCGTATCAGGGGGAAAGTGGCCATCTACAACGAGAACCTCCGGACGGTGGCTGCCCGCCACGACGCCGTCATCGCGGACATGTGGTCCCTGCGGCAGCTGTCCGATCTCCAGATGTGGGACGTGGACCGGCTGCACTTCTCCCCTTTGGGCCACCACACCATCGCCATGATGGTCCTTGAAGCGCTTAACGTGGACCACACGCTGGAGCCCTTAATGCCCAAACCCCTTCCGCCCCGGACCTGGCGTGAAGCCCGGTCCTCGGACCTGGTGTGGGCCCGCGAGTACTTTGTCCCTTGGGTTGTCCGCAGGCTCCGTCACCAGTCCTCCGGGGACGGCATTACACCCAAACGCCCGACGCCGGGACCTGTGTTCAGTTCAAACGGCCCGCTGGTGCCACGCCGCTAG
- a CDS encoding alpha/beta hydrolase, translating to MTEATSFPAPVVLWSHPEAERAGKPLLVLLHGYGSNEDDLFSLAGLLPDGFVVAALRAPMPTGPGFTWFPLTASIEYSIDAVKRAADYALEWLDGVKDNHSSVTLLGFSMGMAMATTMLRYRPADFAAVVGLSGFVVDAGADAAFRDTELDGSVPMFWGRDQQDPVITQDRIEYTMGWVRNHVDLTKVLYTGMWHGINQQEIGHVGEFLTHKVLSAQAD from the coding sequence ATGACTGAAGCCACCTCATTTCCCGCCCCCGTTGTCCTGTGGTCCCACCCCGAAGCCGAGCGCGCGGGCAAGCCGTTGCTGGTCCTCCTGCACGGCTACGGGTCCAATGAGGACGATCTCTTCAGCCTGGCCGGGCTGCTGCCGGATGGATTCGTGGTGGCCGCCCTCCGGGCTCCGATGCCAACCGGGCCCGGATTTACCTGGTTCCCGCTGACGGCATCCATCGAGTATTCAATCGACGCCGTTAAGCGGGCAGCGGACTATGCCCTCGAATGGTTGGACGGCGTCAAGGACAACCACTCTTCAGTGACCCTGCTGGGCTTCTCCATGGGCATGGCCATGGCCACCACCATGCTTCGGTACCGTCCCGCGGACTTCGCCGCCGTCGTCGGGCTGTCCGGTTTTGTGGTCGACGCCGGCGCTGACGCCGCCTTCCGGGACACGGAACTGGACGGGTCAGTTCCCATGTTCTGGGGCCGTGACCAGCAGGATCCGGTCATCACGCAGGACAGGATCGAATACACCATGGGGTGGGTGCGGAACCACGTGGACCTCACCAAGGTGCTCTACACGGGAATGTGGCATGGCATCAACCAGCAGGAAATCGGCCACGTAGGGGAGTTCCTCACCCACAAGGTCCTGTCAGCGCAGGCGGACTAG
- a CDS encoding RNA-binding S4 domain-containing protein, producing MSTPEIEEIPIRDDMIRLGQLLKLANLVEDGVEATELIKNGLVKVNGDIDERRGRQLHPGDTVTVNGRTVRIVAA from the coding sequence ATGAGCACCCCCGAAATTGAAGAAATCCCCATCCGCGACGACATGATCCGGCTGGGCCAACTCCTGAAACTGGCCAACCTCGTGGAGGACGGCGTGGAGGCAACTGAACTCATCAAGAACGGGCTGGTCAAAGTCAACGGTGACATCGACGAGCGTCGCGGCCGCCAACTCCATCCCGGGGACACCGTGACGGTCAACGGCCGGACGGTCAGGATCGTCGCTGCCTAG
- a CDS encoding DMT family transporter, with product MVTVPQPSSRSSLPLAAGLPIAVATGLVIPLQARINGALGAKLQDGIAAAVVSFTTGLLVIGIVSLVTPKGRSGLRRIVPAVRNRSFPRFYIMAGAIGALFVFAQSFTVALLGVALFTVAAVTGQTLSGLLVDRLGIGPGGKRPITGVRVLGSILTVAAVAWAVSPRFGGAADIASLVLPVLLPLAAGFLMSFQQAMNGTATVHYGTPVAATLVNFVAGSAILWVAWLIKLMVAGAGAPLPGEWWYYLGGPMGCIFIGLAALLVRSLGVLITGLGMIAGQLVGSLVLDVVLPSPGAAVALPTVLGTVLTLAAIIVATLPWPKGAFARRPAAKGR from the coding sequence GTGGTGACGGTGCCGCAGCCATCCTCCCGCTCATCCCTTCCCCTGGCCGCAGGCCTCCCGATTGCCGTTGCCACGGGCCTGGTCATTCCACTGCAGGCCCGGATCAACGGAGCCCTGGGGGCAAAACTGCAGGACGGCATCGCCGCGGCAGTGGTGAGTTTCACCACAGGGCTCCTGGTGATCGGCATTGTCTCCTTGGTCACGCCCAAAGGCAGGTCCGGGTTGCGACGCATTGTTCCCGCCGTCCGCAACCGCAGCTTCCCCAGGTTCTACATCATGGCCGGCGCCATCGGTGCCCTGTTCGTCTTCGCCCAGTCCTTTACCGTGGCGCTGCTGGGGGTGGCCCTGTTCACCGTTGCAGCGGTGACAGGCCAAACACTCAGTGGACTGCTGGTGGACCGTTTGGGAATCGGTCCCGGCGGCAAACGACCCATCACCGGCGTCCGGGTGTTGGGAAGCATCCTCACAGTCGCAGCAGTCGCATGGGCGGTCTCACCCCGTTTCGGCGGCGCTGCTGACATCGCGTCGCTGGTCCTGCCTGTCCTGCTGCCACTCGCAGCGGGTTTCCTGATGAGCTTCCAGCAAGCCATGAACGGAACAGCCACTGTGCATTACGGGACGCCCGTTGCGGCAACACTGGTCAACTTCGTGGCAGGATCCGCCATCCTGTGGGTCGCCTGGTTGATCAAGCTGATGGTGGCGGGAGCGGGCGCCCCGCTGCCTGGGGAGTGGTGGTACTACCTTGGCGGCCCCATGGGCTGCATCTTCATTGGGCTCGCAGCGTTGCTGGTGCGCAGCCTGGGCGTCCTGATCACGGGTTTGGGCATGATCGCCGGACAACTGGTGGGGTCGCTGGTGCTCGACGTCGTGCTCCCCAGTCCGGGCGCGGCAGTCGCCTTGCCCACGGTGCTGGGAACCGTCCTGACACTCGCCGCGATCATTGTGGCCACCCTGCCCTGGCCCAAAGGCGCTTTCGCGCGGCGGCCGGCCGCCAAAGGCCGGTAG
- a CDS encoding glycine--tRNA ligase codes for MAAKSVLDQVISLSKRRGFVFQAGEIYGGSRSAWDYGPLGAELKENIKRQWWQSIVRGREDVVGLDSSVILPRQVWEASGHVDVFSDPLVECLSCHKRYRADHLEEEYEEKKGRPAENGLADIVCANCGTRGQWTEPQEFSGLLKTFLGPVASEEGMHYLRPETAQGIFVNFNNVLTTSRKKPPFGIGQIGKSFRNEITPGNFIFRTREFEQMEMEFFVEPGTDEEWHQYWMKERMSWYTNLGIREDNLRFFEHPLEKLSHYSKGTTDIEYRFGFQGSEWGELEGIANRTDFDLSTHAKASGTDLSYFNQATNERYTPYVIEPAAGLTRSFMAFLIDAYTEDEAPNAKGGVDVRTVLKLDPRLAPVKAAVLPLSRNEDLSPKAKALGAQLRQNWNIDFDDAGAIGRRYRRQDEIGTPFCITVDFDTLDDQAVTIRERDTMSQERVALDKVEGYLAARLIGA; via the coding sequence ATGGCAGCAAAATCCGTTCTTGACCAGGTCATTTCCCTCTCCAAACGGCGGGGCTTTGTCTTCCAGGCCGGTGAAATCTATGGTGGCTCCCGTTCCGCGTGGGACTACGGACCCCTCGGCGCGGAGCTGAAGGAAAACATCAAGCGCCAGTGGTGGCAGAGCATTGTCCGCGGCCGCGAAGACGTGGTGGGCCTGGACTCCTCGGTGATCCTTCCCCGCCAGGTATGGGAAGCTTCCGGCCACGTTGACGTTTTCTCCGACCCCCTGGTGGAGTGCCTTTCCTGCCACAAGCGGTACCGCGCGGACCACCTCGAGGAAGAGTACGAGGAAAAGAAGGGCCGCCCGGCGGAGAACGGCCTGGCGGACATTGTCTGCGCCAACTGCGGCACCCGTGGCCAGTGGACGGAACCGCAGGAGTTCTCCGGCCTGCTGAAGACCTTCCTGGGCCCGGTAGCCAGCGAAGAGGGCATGCACTACCTCCGCCCGGAAACGGCGCAGGGCATCTTTGTGAACTTCAACAACGTGCTCACCACCTCACGGAAGAAGCCGCCGTTCGGCATCGGCCAGATCGGCAAGTCCTTCCGTAACGAGATCACGCCCGGAAACTTCATCTTCCGCACCCGCGAGTTCGAACAGATGGAGATGGAATTCTTCGTGGAGCCCGGCACGGATGAGGAATGGCACCAGTACTGGATGAAGGAGCGCATGTCCTGGTACACCAACCTGGGCATCCGTGAGGACAACCTGCGCTTCTTCGAGCACCCGCTGGAGAAGCTCAGCCACTATTCCAAGGGCACCACGGACATTGAATACCGCTTCGGTTTCCAGGGCTCCGAGTGGGGCGAGCTCGAAGGCATTGCCAACCGCACCGACTTCGACCTGTCCACGCACGCCAAGGCGTCCGGCACGGACCTCAGCTACTTCAACCAGGCCACCAACGAGCGCTACACCCCGTACGTGATTGAGCCGGCCGCCGGTTTGACCCGCTCCTTCATGGCCTTCCTGATCGATGCCTACACCGAGGACGAGGCTCCCAATGCCAAGGGCGGCGTGGACGTGCGCACCGTGCTGAAGCTTGACCCGCGCCTGGCACCGGTCAAGGCAGCCGTCCTGCCGCTGAGCCGCAACGAGGACCTGTCCCCGAAAGCCAAGGCACTGGGTGCGCAGTTGCGTCAGAACTGGAACATCGACTTTGACGACGCCGGCGCGATCGGCCGCCGCTACCGCCGTCAGGACGAGATCGGCACACCGTTCTGCATCACGGTGGACTTCGACACCCTTGACGACCAGGCGGTCACCATCCGTGAGCGCGACACCATGAGCCAGGAACGCGTGGCCCTGGACAAGGTAGAGGGCTACCTGGCAGCACGACTGATTGGCGCCTGA
- a CDS encoding GNAT family N-acetyltransferase, translating into MALEYREWKDGDDLALLEIWGGPETLPAEQFRAALASSSNQPWRRCIVAEDVVDGVHIPVAAAVVHEASLHPERLWAYIEVAKDHRRAGVGATLLAMLRREAANSPSGVSRLRSKVEPGTAGAAFAATAGLAPIQRSQLVVVEPEPLKLPRFGDGSEEAAAERVEDLATGSVELSEVVGKYYSHVHHWDSPGELGIATVQRLFLNDLTGAHGAIVLRAPKASAFGDNVPASRKGKIQAFAISYAQGGTDEPSDVFLGHDPDLSEADAAFAVRDLLALIAYQHPVLLEVDESMVALSAVLEPLLETGKAHTRGADTVIVSD; encoded by the coding sequence ATGGCGTTGGAATACCGGGAATGGAAGGACGGGGACGACCTCGCCCTGCTGGAGATCTGGGGTGGGCCGGAAACGCTGCCCGCTGAGCAGTTCCGGGCAGCCCTGGCGTCGTCCAGCAATCAACCCTGGCGCCGCTGCATCGTGGCCGAGGACGTGGTGGACGGGGTTCATATTCCCGTAGCCGCCGCTGTGGTCCATGAGGCATCGCTTCACCCTGAACGCCTCTGGGCCTACATTGAGGTTGCCAAGGACCATCGGCGCGCCGGCGTGGGTGCAACCCTCCTCGCCATGCTCCGCCGCGAAGCCGCGAACTCGCCGTCGGGCGTCTCCAGGCTTCGCAGCAAGGTGGAACCGGGTACTGCAGGTGCGGCCTTTGCCGCGACGGCGGGCCTGGCCCCCATCCAGCGCTCGCAACTGGTGGTGGTGGAACCCGAGCCGCTGAAGCTTCCGCGCTTCGGCGACGGATCGGAGGAAGCTGCCGCCGAGCGCGTGGAGGATCTTGCCACGGGATCGGTGGAACTGAGCGAGGTTGTGGGGAAGTACTATTCCCACGTCCATCACTGGGACAGCCCGGGCGAGCTGGGCATAGCCACCGTGCAGAGGTTGTTCCTGAACGACCTCACCGGCGCGCACGGTGCCATTGTGCTGCGTGCGCCGAAGGCCAGCGCTTTCGGTGACAACGTCCCAGCCAGCCGCAAGGGCAAGATCCAGGCGTTTGCGATCAGCTACGCCCAGGGTGGGACGGATGAGCCGTCGGACGTTTTCCTGGGCCATGATCCGGACCTTTCCGAAGCGGATGCGGCGTTTGCGGTGCGGGACCTCCTGGCCCTCATTGCCTATCAGCACCCGGTGTTGCTGGAAGTCGATGAATCCATGGTTGCTTTGAGCGCCGTCCTTGAGCCCCTGCTGGAAACCGGGAAAGCCCACACCCGTGGTGCTGACACGGTGATCGTCAGCGACTAG
- a CDS encoding YibE/F family protein, with the protein MGHGHSHGHPDGSTPDPQALASRKRANWLLAAVLVPLGVLTLVAMILMWPSGSREGITFSSPYQAAPGVTFDTGRIQSVVRESCTQTGQAGGAQGDTGQSQNGQSQTGQSQNSQSGGSQCTFAFTEPDKGGDPVKVVINPDVAMSHGVDVGDAIRYLNLSAVQGAGAGNGAPAYVFVDFVRNVPIALLAVLYAVVVIAVARWRGFRALLGLVGAYFVLVSFILPGLVEGKPPLLLALVGSTVIMIGVLYFAHGFSARTSTALLGTVFGLGITALLAAWATDAANLAGVGNHDASTLVNMSPQISISGIILCGLIISGLGVLNDVTITQSSAVWELYELAPNTSARKLFTSAMRIGRDHIASTVYTIAFAYAGAALPILIIVMLYDRPLAEALTSAELSEEVIRTLVGSIGLVLAIPVTTFIAVLVVKATGAKRLAASGNAGGPAVRPDDLDDTGALAAAAVVAGSERAAGSERAAGSERAAGSERKGLNGSSADSNPARPGSRRAQREAERRKPE; encoded by the coding sequence ATGGGCCACGGTCACTCCCACGGACACCCTGACGGTTCAACTCCGGACCCGCAGGCACTCGCTTCGCGAAAGAGGGCCAACTGGCTCTTGGCAGCAGTGCTTGTGCCCTTGGGCGTCCTCACCCTGGTGGCCATGATCCTGATGTGGCCCTCGGGCAGCCGGGAGGGAATCACGTTTTCGAGTCCCTACCAGGCTGCCCCGGGGGTCACGTTCGACACCGGCCGGATCCAGAGCGTGGTGCGCGAAAGCTGCACGCAGACGGGCCAGGCAGGCGGCGCCCAAGGCGACACAGGCCAATCCCAAAACGGCCAATCCCAAACCGGCCAATCACAAAACAGCCAATCCGGCGGCTCGCAATGCACGTTCGCCTTCACGGAACCGGACAAAGGCGGGGACCCGGTGAAGGTGGTCATCAACCCGGATGTCGCCATGTCCCACGGGGTGGATGTGGGCGATGCCATCCGTTACCTGAACCTTTCCGCGGTGCAAGGTGCCGGCGCCGGAAACGGTGCCCCGGCCTACGTCTTCGTGGACTTTGTCCGCAACGTCCCCATCGCCCTCCTGGCCGTCCTGTACGCGGTGGTGGTCATCGCGGTGGCCCGGTGGCGCGGATTCCGTGCCTTGCTTGGGCTGGTGGGGGCGTACTTCGTGTTGGTCAGCTTCATCCTTCCGGGCCTGGTGGAGGGGAAGCCGCCGCTGTTGCTGGCGCTGGTGGGCTCCACCGTGATCATGATCGGGGTGCTGTATTTCGCCCACGGATTCTCCGCGCGTACCTCCACGGCGTTGCTGGGGACGGTGTTCGGGCTGGGCATCACGGCGCTCCTGGCGGCCTGGGCCACGGATGCGGCCAATCTTGCAGGCGTGGGAAACCATGACGCTTCCACGCTGGTGAACATGTCCCCGCAGATTTCGATTTCGGGGATCATCCTGTGCGGCCTGATCATCTCCGGTCTTGGCGTGCTGAACGATGTGACCATCACCCAGTCGTCAGCCGTGTGGGAACTCTACGAGCTGGCGCCCAACACCTCCGCCCGCAAACTCTTCACCTCTGCCATGAGGATCGGGCGGGACCACATTGCCTCCACGGTGTACACCATCGCGTTCGCTTACGCGGGTGCTGCGTTGCCGATCCTGATCATCGTGATGCTCTACGACCGGCCCTTGGCCGAGGCGCTGACCAGTGCCGAGCTTTCGGAAGAAGTCATCCGCACGCTGGTTGGTTCCATCGGGTTGGTCCTGGCGATCCCTGTCACCACGTTCATCGCGGTGCTGGTTGTCAAAGCCACCGGTGCGAAGCGCCTTGCCGCTTCGGGAAACGCAGGCGGACCCGCTGTAAGGCCCGACGACCTTGACGACACCGGCGCGCTGGCGGCTGCCGCCGTCGTCGCCGGTTCTGAACGGGCGGCTGGTTCTGAACGGGCGGCCGGCTCCGAACGGGCGGCCGGTTCTGAACGAAAAGGACTCAACGGCTCCAGCGCCGACAGCAACCCGGCGCGCCCGGGAAGCCGGCGGGCCCAGCGTGAAGCGGAGCGACGGAAACCCGAATAG
- a CDS encoding ABC transporter ATP-binding protein, producing the protein MTTPGVPAVRAAGLYKSFGKVQAVRGLDLTVQQGEVVAFLGPNGAGKTTAIDMILGLSSPDRGEVSIFGRSPRGAIARGQVAAVMQTGGLLRDISVRETVQLTAAMFESSRPVDEVLTRAGIQDIADRRVEKCSGGQQQRLRFAMALVSDPGLLILDEPTTGMDVAGRRDFWSAIRADATKGRTVIFATHYLEEADAYADRIVLVRQGTIVADGTASQIKNLASGRTVKAALPQGDRGLLAALPPTDAVDYDGGRVTIRTPDSDSVVRFLLNNTGAHDLEVVAHNLEEAFVALTSEDTPAETVAPAQTVAPAETVTEGGRA; encoded by the coding sequence ATGACAACACCGGGAGTGCCGGCCGTACGCGCCGCCGGACTGTACAAGAGCTTCGGGAAGGTCCAGGCGGTGCGTGGCCTCGACCTGACGGTGCAACAGGGGGAGGTGGTTGCCTTCCTGGGGCCCAACGGGGCGGGCAAGACCACCGCCATCGACATGATCCTGGGCCTGAGCAGCCCGGACCGGGGCGAGGTCTCCATCTTCGGCCGCTCGCCCAGGGGCGCCATCGCCCGCGGGCAGGTGGCGGCCGTCATGCAAACGGGAGGTCTGTTGCGCGACATCAGTGTCCGCGAGACCGTCCAGCTCACTGCCGCCATGTTCGAGTCGTCCAGGCCCGTGGACGAGGTACTGACCCGCGCAGGCATCCAGGACATCGCGGACCGCCGGGTGGAGAAGTGCTCGGGAGGACAGCAGCAACGGCTTCGCTTCGCCATGGCACTGGTTTCGGACCCGGGCCTGCTCATTCTTGACGAGCCCACCACGGGCATGGACGTGGCGGGCCGCCGGGATTTCTGGTCCGCTATCCGGGCGGACGCCACCAAGGGCCGTACCGTTATTTTCGCTACGCACTACCTGGAAGAAGCAGACGCCTACGCCGACCGTATTGTCCTGGTGCGGCAAGGAACCATCGTGGCGGACGGGACTGCGTCCCAGATCAAGAACCTGGCGTCCGGCCGGACGGTGAAGGCTGCCCTGCCGCAGGGGGACCGTGGGTTGCTGGCCGCGTTGCCGCCCACCGACGCAGTGGATTACGACGGCGGACGGGTCACCATCCGTACGCCGGACTCGGATTCAGTGGTCCGTTTCCTGCTCAACAACACCGGTGCCCATGATCTTGAAGTGGTGGCCCACAACCTCGAAGAGGCGTTTGTGGCACTGACCAGCGAGGACACGCCTGCCGAAACGGTCGCCCCTGCTCAAACCGTAGCCCCGGCCGAAACCGTCACAGAAGGAGGCCGGGCATGA
- a CDS encoding ABC transporter permease produces the protein MSQAPAIQDRKPSAGGVNSTFLWIEIKRMLRNRRTVVFTVLMPAIFFFIFGLSNKDQLLPNGHSYGQYILISLTVYAAMTAATGAGSQVAVERAQGWSRQLRLTPLLPGAYIAVKAAAALTLSLVAVIAQFVIGALAGVTMDAQTWLTAGLVAWLGSLVFAALGLFVGYLMPSQNVMQILGPALAILAMLGGLFMPIEIMGDTFGAIAKFTPAYGIGELARSPITGEFDALWIVNVLVWLAIFVGGAAMAFRRDTNRV, from the coding sequence ATGAGCCAGGCACCAGCCATCCAGGACCGGAAGCCCTCTGCGGGCGGCGTCAACTCCACGTTCCTGTGGATTGAAATCAAAAGGATGCTCCGCAACCGCAGGACAGTGGTCTTCACTGTCCTGATGCCGGCAATCTTCTTCTTCATCTTCGGCCTGTCCAACAAGGACCAGCTGTTGCCCAACGGCCACAGCTATGGGCAGTACATCCTGATCAGTCTTACCGTATATGCGGCCATGACGGCGGCCACGGGTGCGGGGAGCCAAGTGGCGGTGGAACGTGCCCAGGGGTGGAGCAGGCAGTTGCGCCTGACGCCCCTGCTGCCCGGAGCCTACATCGCCGTGAAGGCCGCAGCTGCCCTGACCCTGTCCTTGGTGGCAGTCATCGCGCAGTTCGTGATCGGTGCCTTGGCCGGTGTGACCATGGACGCTCAAACCTGGCTCACGGCAGGGCTGGTTGCATGGCTGGGCTCACTGGTGTTCGCCGCGTTGGGACTCTTCGTTGGTTACCTGATGCCCAGCCAGAATGTCATGCAGATCCTGGGGCCGGCCCTGGCTATCCTGGCCATGCTGGGAGGGCTCTTCATGCCCATCGAAATCATGGGCGATACCTTCGGGGCCATCGCCAAATTCACGCCGGCATACGGGATCGGGGAACTGGCGCGGAGCCCCATCACGGGGGAGTTCGATGCCCTGTGGATCGTCAACGTCCTTGTGTGGCTGGCGATCTTCGTGGGTGGGGCCGCCATGGCCTTCCGGCGCGACACCAACCGTGTGTGA